In Mangrovivirga cuniculi, the following proteins share a genomic window:
- a CDS encoding isocitrate dehydrogenase (NADP(+)), translating into MDKIKVANPVVELDGDEMTRVIWKFIKDKLILPYIDLDIKYYDLGIESRDETNDQITVDAANAIKKYNVGIKCATITPDEARVEEFDLKEMYRSPNGTIRNILGGTVFREPILIKNVPRLVPGWTKPICIGRHAFGDQYRATDTLTKGKGKLTMTFTPENGEPQTFDAYDFDGDGIAMIMYNTDESIFGFARACFNMALEKKWPLYMSTKNTILKKYDGRFKDVFQEVYENEFQAKFEEAGITYEHRLIDDMVAAALKWEGGFVWACKNYDGDVQSDTVAQGFGSLGLMTSTLITPDGKTMEAEAAHGTVTRHFRQHQQGKPTSTNPIASIFAWTRGLAFRGKLDDNQELIDFAHSLEAVCIEAVENGKMTKDLALLIHGDEMTQDHYLTTEEFLAVLDEGLKAKLNK; encoded by the coding sequence ATGGACAAAATTAAAGTAGCAAATCCGGTTGTCGAACTGGATGGTGACGAAATGACAAGGGTAATATGGAAGTTCATAAAAGATAAACTTATCCTTCCATATATTGACCTTGATATCAAATATTATGATCTGGGTATCGAAAGTCGGGATGAAACTAACGACCAGATCACCGTTGATGCAGCAAATGCAATTAAAAAGTACAATGTTGGTATCAAATGTGCGACAATCACTCCGGATGAAGCACGTGTAGAAGAGTTTGATCTGAAAGAAATGTACCGTTCTCCAAATGGAACGATAAGAAACATCTTAGGTGGAACAGTTTTCCGTGAGCCTATTCTTATCAAGAACGTTCCACGTTTGGTTCCGGGTTGGACTAAGCCTATTTGTATTGGACGTCACGCTTTCGGTGATCAATACAGAGCTACTGATACACTCACTAAAGGTAAAGGTAAATTAACTATGACTTTTACCCCTGAAAACGGAGAGCCTCAGACTTTTGATGCTTACGATTTCGATGGTGATGGAATCGCAATGATCATGTACAATACTGATGAGTCTATCTTCGGGTTTGCTCGTGCATGTTTTAACATGGCATTAGAAAAGAAATGGCCTCTGTATATGTCTACTAAAAACACCATCCTTAAGAAGTATGATGGTAGATTTAAAGACGTTTTCCAGGAAGTGTATGAAAACGAATTCCAGGCTAAGTTTGAAGAGGCTGGAATTACTTACGAGCACAGATTGATCGATGATATGGTTGCTGCCGCTCTTAAGTGGGAAGGTGGATTCGTTTGGGCTTGTAAAAACTATGATGGAGACGTTCAGTCTGATACCGTTGCACAAGGATTCGGTTCATTAGGATTAATGACTTCAACATTAATCACTCCTGATGGTAAGACAATGGAAGCTGAGGCTGCACACGGTACAGTTACTCGTCACTTCCGTCAGCATCAACAAGGAAAACCTACTTCTACTAACCCAATCGCATCAATCTTTGCATGGACAAGAGGATTGGCGTTCCGTGGAAAACTTGATGATAATCAGGAATTGATCGATTTTGCTCACAGTCTTGAAGCTGTTTGTATTGAAGCAGTAGAAAATGGAAAAATGACAAAAGACCTTGCTCTTTTGATTCATGGTGACGAAATGACTCAGGATCATTACTTAACTACTGAGGAATTCCTTGCCGTTCTTGATGAAGGATTGAAAGCTAAGTTGAATAAATAA
- a CDS encoding LON peptidase substrate-binding domain-containing protein, whose amino-acid sequence MDDFLPLFPLKLVAYPGEPVNLHVFESRYKQLVNDCLKENTPFGIPGYVTGVIEYGIEVKIEELSKTYEDGRMDIKTRGERIFKVEEYKNPWPGKLYAGGHVSYLENEFDPTDPITKDKYYTLINELFELLNLKPIDPALEQIHSYDLAHKIGLSISQEYELLKFTRESERKKFIVDHLEHTLPVIREYERARGIIKMNGHFKHLKPPKF is encoded by the coding sequence ATGGATGACTTTTTACCTTTATTTCCTCTTAAACTGGTTGCTTATCCCGGAGAACCTGTAAATCTTCATGTATTTGAATCCCGATATAAGCAGTTGGTTAACGATTGTCTGAAGGAAAACACACCATTTGGCATTCCTGGATATGTTACGGGGGTTATAGAATATGGGATAGAGGTAAAAATCGAAGAACTTTCTAAAACTTATGAAGATGGGCGAATGGATATTAAAACCCGGGGTGAACGGATCTTTAAAGTTGAAGAATACAAAAATCCCTGGCCGGGAAAATTATATGCAGGAGGGCATGTATCTTACCTTGAAAATGAATTTGACCCAACTGATCCAATAACTAAAGACAAATATTACACGCTTATAAACGAACTTTTTGAATTACTTAATTTAAAACCGATCGATCCTGCTCTGGAACAGATTCATAGCTACGACCTGGCGCATAAAATTGGTCTTTCGATCAGTCAGGAATATGAACTTTTAAAATTTACTAGAGAAAGTGAGCGAAAGAAGTTTATAGTAGATCATTTGGAGCATACTTTACCGGTGATCCGTGAATACGAAAGAGCACGAGGTATAATTAAAATGAACGGCCATTTTAAACACCTTAAACCTCCCAAGTTTTAA
- a CDS encoding CAP domain-containing protein gives MAIYLSFLFILSAWINPSTADIEEDICLNEKEIKLHELLNNYRIDKNLAPVEISSKLTKVAQAHAKDLGDNYELNDDCNPHSWSSEGDWTSCCYTNDHKKATCMWYKPNEIANYGAHGYEIIFYHSHEATPDDALLGWQESDAHNPVVINSGIWEKIDWKAMGVAVRGSWAVVWFGPAPDPSPKPGLCQ, from the coding sequence ATGGCCATTTATTTATCATTCCTTTTTATTCTTTCAGCATGGATAAATCCGTCAACAGCTGATATTGAAGAAGACATTTGTCTTAATGAAAAAGAAATTAAATTACATGAACTACTTAACAATTACAGGATAGATAAAAATCTGGCTCCTGTAGAAATCTCCTCCAAACTGACAAAAGTTGCTCAGGCACATGCAAAGGACCTGGGAGATAATTATGAATTAAATGATGATTGTAATCCTCATAGCTGGTCGTCAGAAGGTGACTGGACCTCTTGTTGTTACACAAATGATCATAAAAAAGCTACGTGCATGTGGTATAAACCAAACGAAATCGCGAATTATGGAGCACACGGTTATGAAATAATTTTTTACCATTCCCACGAAGCAACTCCTGATGACGCCTTATTGGGCTGGCAGGAAAGCGATGCACACAACCCGGTAGTGATTAACTCAGGCATCTGGGAAAAAATTGACTGGAAAGCAATGGGTGTAGCTGTCAGAGGAAGCTGGGCAGTAGTCTGGTTTGGACCAGCGCCAGACCCATCTCCAAAGCCAGGCTTATGTCAGTAA
- a CDS encoding phosphoribosyltransferase family protein, whose amino-acid sequence MTSTDNKILDAKSIRQKIRRMAYEIYERNFEEKSLVLAGIQGAGVDLARELGKEIESISDVSVEILEVLIDKTDPDDVKISDDTPLPSINDKVVILVDDVLNTGRTMANGMKIFLGTSVKKIETVVLVNRSHKSFPVLANYLGYELSTTLNDHVEVILGNDPAVYLK is encoded by the coding sequence ATGACCTCAACAGACAATAAAATATTAGATGCCAAATCGATCAGGCAAAAAATACGCAGAATGGCGTATGAAATTTATGAGCGTAACTTTGAAGAAAAATCATTGGTTTTAGCCGGTATTCAGGGTGCCGGGGTAGATCTTGCCAGGGAACTGGGAAAAGAGATTGAAAGCATTTCTGATGTTTCTGTCGAAATTCTCGAAGTGCTAATTGACAAAACTGATCCGGATGATGTAAAGATTTCTGATGATACTCCATTGCCGTCAATTAATGATAAAGTTGTTATATTAGTAGATGACGTTTTAAATACCGGACGAACTATGGCAAATGGAATGAAAATATTTTTAGGAACTTCTGTGAAAAAAATCGAAACTGTAGTCCTGGTAAATAGAAGTCATAAATCCTTTCCTGTTTTAGCCAATTATTTGGGATATGAACTTTCTACTACACTCAATGATCATGTTGAAGTAATCCTCGGCAATGATCCTGCGGTTTATTTAAAATAA
- a CDS encoding PAS domain-containing sensor histidine kinase, with product MSIKPQSPIEEKIAKAKIIFIEEDLEIKTLDKELFLLRKIISGTNEGLWIFDAEEAKVYVNNRWVEMIGYDISEVSSERNLWLDWVHKDDKSESIKSFMKRIKEKDDSEFQQIFRLRHKSGKYCYIRSRANFLYSKEGKLEYIVGTHKDVTEEIKAKKALEKTKEKYYILYQNSQVVIVITEASTGKILEANKKFYLLTGADKDKQLYIQDFYYNPDDREAFIDELKEFGKVEDFELELRTVEGDKLHGLVSATLNKEEDRLEAVVSDITALKKSMLELEQVNYELDRFVYHASHDLRSPLKSILGLVNILRMDNDPEVYDKCVDEIENSVKRLDDLVGDLLHISRNSRLDIKKEKVSIQVEVSQAIAVYGAIENMRNLQVYSHIRELVPFYSDPPRIRIILNNLISNAIKYRRDIDNSFIRVTAKVDEKEASITIEDNGEGIPEDKISTIFNMFSRATEKSSGSGLGLYLVETTIDKLAGQIYVSSKEGEGTTFKVIIPNHYSDMV from the coding sequence ATGAGCATAAAGCCACAATCTCCTATAGAGGAAAAGATCGCAAAAGCAAAAATCATCTTTATCGAAGAGGACTTAGAAATTAAGACTCTTGATAAAGAATTGTTTTTATTGCGAAAAATCATCTCAGGAACAAATGAGGGATTGTGGATTTTTGATGCTGAGGAAGCCAAAGTATATGTAAATAACCGTTGGGTAGAGATGATCGGTTATGATATTAGTGAAGTTTCTTCAGAGAGAAATTTATGGCTGGATTGGGTTCACAAAGATGATAAGTCAGAATCGATCAAATCTTTTATGAAAAGGATTAAGGAAAAGGACGATTCTGAATTCCAACAAATATTCAGGTTAAGACATAAATCAGGGAAGTATTGTTATATCCGTAGCAGGGCCAATTTTTTATATTCTAAAGAAGGGAAGCTGGAATATATAGTTGGTACTCACAAAGATGTGACAGAAGAGATTAAAGCGAAAAAAGCCCTCGAAAAAACAAAGGAGAAGTATTACATTCTCTATCAAAATTCCCAGGTTGTAATCGTTATTACTGAAGCTTCAACAGGTAAAATTCTCGAAGCGAATAAGAAATTCTACCTGCTGACCGGTGCTGATAAAGATAAACAGCTATACATTCAGGATTTTTATTATAATCCTGATGACCGCGAGGCTTTCATTGATGAATTGAAAGAATTTGGAAAAGTAGAGGATTTTGAATTAGAACTCAGGACAGTAGAGGGTGATAAACTTCATGGATTAGTTTCTGCTACCCTAAATAAGGAAGAAGACAGACTGGAAGCAGTAGTAAGCGATATTACTGCTCTTAAGAAAAGTATGCTTGAGTTAGAGCAGGTAAATTATGAGCTCGACCGCTTTGTTTATCACGCCAGTCATGATCTTAGATCGCCACTCAAGTCAATCTTGGGATTGGTTAATATTCTGAGGATGGATAACGATCCGGAAGTTTACGATAAATGTGTAGATGAAATTGAAAACAGTGTTAAAAGACTGGATGATCTTGTTGGAGATCTTTTACATATAAGTAGAAATAGTCGCCTTGATATTAAAAAGGAAAAGGTTAGTATCCAGGTAGAAGTTAGTCAGGCAATCGCAGTATATGGAGCGATTGAGAATATGAGAAACCTTCAGGTTTATTCCCATATAAGAGAATTAGTTCCGTTTTACTCCGATCCTCCCAGAATCAGGATTATTTTAAATAACCTGATTTCCAATGCAATAAAATACAGAAGAGATATCGATAACAGCTTTATCCGCGTAACAGCAAAGGTCGATGAAAAAGAAGCCAGTATAACAATAGAAGATAATGGGGAAGGAATTCCCGAGGATAAGATTTCTACTATCTTTAATATGTTTAGCAGGGCAACCGAAAAAAGTAGTGGGTCAGGTCTTGGTTTATATTTAGTTGAAACAACTATTGATAAATTAGCCGGTCAAATATATGTATCAAGTAAAGAAGGAGAAGGAACTACTTTTAAAGTTATAATACCTAATCATTATTCTGATATGGTTTGA